The Oncorhynchus keta strain PuntledgeMale-10-30-2019 chromosome 22, Oket_V2, whole genome shotgun sequence genome includes the window TTTcacaaaaatacattttcactctctcttttctatGTTTCAGGCAGCACAAAGACGAAGTGTCCGGAGACATCTTCGACATGTTGCTTACTTTTACAGACTTCATGACCTTCAAGGAAATGTTCATTGATTACAGAGCAGTGAGTAAAAACTCAATGTTTGGAATTGGATGTACATTATGACAGTATATTTTAGGATGTGTACTAGTGATTTGTTGAGGATTGTGTCTCTTTGTGGTTGTGTGATGTTGTCACAGCACCCATACCTCCTCTGTCTGCAGGAGAGGGAGGGCCGAGGGCTTGACCTCAGTGATGGCCTAGTGGTGAAGTCTCTCAGCTCTACATCCTCCAAAGCCATCACcgccagaacaacaacaaaactgAAGTAACTAATGAAGAGTCATCCCCAAACACATGAACATACACATGACCAATAGTGCACTGTGCTGCTGACAACAGAACAGAATTGTTTGTCTTGTCCATGCCCTCCAGTCACAGGGGACCACAGGGAACATCCGTCTTTCCCCCAGCTTTTGTATTTCAACTGTTGTAGGTTTGCAATGGGAATGTATCAGTCAGGTTGGTCTTTGTTTTACAATATTTTACAAATAGCCTTTCTCTGGTTAAGATAGACACCTTTGTCCTCAGGGTGGGGTACAGCGTTTATTAAATTTGTGCTCAATGCCTTGAGTTTTGTGCCTGTTACATTATTAACACGTATGCCAGAAGGTGTTTGTAGGTCAAGCATTTTAGACAGACTAAACAGTAGCCTAGTTGCTCAGCCCTTGGCATTGGTGGTTAGGAGAACTATATGCACCAGCAATGGGAAAACAATTTAgaaatgtttttattattattgtacTCATAGCCCTCCACAACAAACCGTATATGAAGCCTGAAAGAAGAAACCTGGTACATTCAGTCCTAGGCTGTTTGGTCGATGGTGCTTTCTCAGATCCTTCTTTCTCATTTGAACCAATGGAATCCCTTTCTGTAAAATAATTTCAATAATATTAGTACAACATTTgtcctacagtggggagaacaagtatttgatacgctgcagattttgcaggttttcctacttacaaagcatgtagaggtctgtaatttttatcatcggtacacttcaactgtgagagatggaatctaaaacaaaaatccagaaaatcacattgtatgacttaagtaattaatttgcattttattgcatgacataagtatttgataaatcagaaaagcagaacttaatatttggtacagaaacctttgttttcaattacagagatcatacgtttcctgtagttcttgaccaggttcacacactgcagcagggattttggcccactcctccataatgaccttctccagatccttcaggttttggggctgtcgctgggcaatacggactttcagctccctccaaagattttctattgggttcaggtctggagactggctaggccactccaggactttgagatgcttcttacggagccactccttagttgccctggctgtgagtttcgggtcattgtcatgctggaagacccagccacgacccatcttcaatgctcttactgagggaaggaggttgttggccaagatctcatgatacatggccccatccatcctcccctcaatatggtgcagtcgtcctgtcccctttgcaggaAAGCATCctcaaagaatgatgtttccacctccatgcttcacggttgggatggtgttcttggtgttgtactcatccttcttcctccaaacacagcgattggagtttagaccaaaaagctatttttgtctcatcagaccacatgaccttctcccattcctcctctggatcatccagatggtcattagCAAACCTCAGACGGGCCTgaacatgcgctggcttgagcagggggaccttgcgtgcgctgcaggaacttaatccatgacagcgtagtgtgttactaatggttttctttgagactgtggtccaagctctcttcaggtcattgaccaggtcttgccgtgtagttctgggctgatccctcaccttcctcgtgatcattgatgccccactaggtgagatcttgcatggagccccagaccgagggtgattgactgtcatcttgaacttcttctattttctaataattgcgccaacagttgttgccttctcaccaagctgcttgcctattgtcctgtagcccatcccagccttgcgcaggtctacaatttgatccctgatgtccttacacagctctctggtcttggccattgtggagaggttggagtctgtttgattgagtgtgtggacaggtgtcttttatacaggtaatgagttcaaacaggtgcagttaatacaggtaatgagtggagaacaggagggcttcttaaagaaaaactaactggtctgtgagagccggaattcttactggttgttaggtgatcaaatacttatgtcatgcagtAAAATGCTAATTagttacttaaaaatcatacaatgtgattttctggacttttgttttcgattccgtctctcacagttgaagtgtacctatgataaaaattacagacctctacatgctttgtaagtagggaaaacctgcaaaagCGGCAGTGTATctaatacttgttctccccactgtatgtagcaGTCTTTACTGAGAATAATATGTTAAGTGTTttgattaaatgtatttatttcactgGTTTGTACATAGTCTTGTGTCCCATTGCCTGTAAATAAGTGTTTCAAATAAAGACATGAAATAATTTTGTAAAATCACAATCTACTTTATTTGAAAAGGTGTACTGATATGGATAAACAGTACACATGATTATTTTGGTCTTCACAATGGTGAAAAAAATTATCTATAAAAATATGTTTCTGAACGTGTGTTGCACACAGACCGTGTAACCCATTGGGATTCCTGTGTATCTACAAGTATTATAATAATTAGGTGGGTGCTtacatttgtcctatttcacacatacacaaatgTGTATTATACACATGTGAattagaaatgtgtttttttgcatatCACCACCCCCACGTCAGccgatttttcacctagttggatCAGGGATTCGAAACAGcgacttttcggttactggcccaacacactgaaccgctaggctacctacctcctttATTACAGTATAAATAGATGTATCATTCATTACACTTTCCTACAGTATGCGATCATAGTGGTTATGTTATGTATGGGAGCATGTATGTGAGTGAGTCATGATGAGTGAATGTACTGATGGATGTGCAGTGGTAGGGTTACCATAGCAACACACTTTGTAAGGGTCTGCAAAATGCTTCCAGTCTCCACTCCAGTCAACATTTTGACATTAGGCTATTGATGTCctgcttctttaaaaaaaagtataccGTATATAAAAACACTCGTCCTTTGATGAACAGGTTTGGAATCTCCTCTACTTGTCACACTGTTCGGTTCACACTGTCCAAGAGTCTCTGTTTGGAGAGGGTTTATCAGGACAGATAGTAGAGTAGTCCTATGCAGGAACAGAGTTGCTGGCTGCATTACCTCCATCCCCCTTCCATGCCAAATAGGAAAAGAAGGTGCTGGCTCCATATAACAAAGTCACCACAATGCCAAAAAACTGAACAAGAGACAAACACATAGTAAGAGACAATCAGATGAGAAAAGAATGTTATTATCATAAGATACAGTACATGCCTGCGTTAATTATTCTTCCTCGAATGTCAGTTAATTGAGATTGTTGAATCTTTGACTAGCAATGTTGATGGTATGCAGGCAGGCTGCCAGTACTAGGTGCCAGATCTCTTTGGGCTGTAGCCAACTCCTCTGTCATCATTTGTTGTCATGCCATATGCCTTGCAACAAAAATGacacaaacatacagtaccagttaaatgtttggacacacctactcattcaagggtttttctttattttttctacattgtagaataatagtgaaaacatcagaaCAAATAATACATATGGATTGATTCACatacaaatccaaatatattttatatctgagattcttcaagttagccaccctttgccttgttgacagcttcgcacactcttgacattctctcagccagcttgacctggaatgcttttctaacagtcttaaaggagtttccacatatgctgagcacttgttggctgcttttccttcactctgtggtccaattcatcccaaaccatctcaattgggttgaggccgggtgattgtggaggcaaggtcatgtgatgcagcactccatcactctccttcttggtcaaatagcccttatacagcctggaggtgtgttgggtcattgtcctgaaaaccaaatgatagtcccacgaagtgcgaaccagatgggatggcgtatctcagcagaatgctgtggtagccatgccggttaagtgtgccttaaattctaaataaatcactgacagtgtcaccagcaaagcacccccacaccatcacacctcctcttccatgcttcatggtgggaaccaatCATGCGGAGGAcattcgttcacctactctgtctcacaaagacaagtcggttggaacaaaaaatctcaaatttggactcattagaccaaaggacaaatttccaatggtctaatgtccattgctcgcgtttcttggcccaagcaagtcttttcttattgttggtgtcctttagtagtggtttctttgcagcaatttaaccacgaagacctgattcacgcagtctcctctgaacagttgatgtttaaatgtgtctgttacttgaattatgtgaagcatttatttggtctgaaatttttgaggctggtaactctaatgaacttatcctctgcagcagaagtaactctgggtctttctttcctgtggcggtcctcatgagagccagtttcatcattgtgcttgatggtttttgtgactgcacttgaagaaactttcaaagttcttgacattttccggattgactgaccttcatgtcttaaagtaaagatggactgtcgtttctctttgcttatttgagttgttcttgccataatttttagtcttttaccaaatagggctatcttctgtataccacccctatctagTCTCAaaacaattgattggctcaaacgcattaagaaggaaagaaattacacaaatgaacttttaacaagccacacctgttaattgaaacgcaTTCCAGGCAACCACCCcacgaagctggttgaaagaatgcagtgtgcgcaaagctgtcatcaaggaaaagggtggctactttgaagaatcttaaataaaacatttaacactttttttcattagtacatgattccatatgtgttatttcatagttttgatgtcttcactattattctgtagaaaatagtaaaaatagaaaaacccttgaatgagtagatgtgtccaaactattgactggtactgtatattaatattGTAGCTACATTCTCCCCAaagcaaaaataaaatattttatctACATACACATAAATACTGACCCCTGACCTACATCAAACTGTGATGTTTGTGAAAATAGGAGGAGAATCTTTATTGGCTAGAGTCACCTGGCTACTGTTTTCCTGGGTTGTGAAAGGAAGGAGATACAAGTCTTTGAACACGCTatgatgtaggatcttaatttgatcactttgTTCTAGGAGAACTGTAGTGTATTTTAGGTGTAAAAAGGCTTGTAAAGTTTTTAATATCCATTTAGATTTTGTTTTTCTttcgaaaaatgtatcaaccccagAAAAAAATGTCAattcttataataataataattcacatttcctgttgcagtaggattattttcctgctgtatcaaactggctcaaattaagatcgtACATATGTATGCATGGTGAAACATTAACAtgttagtaatttagcagacactcttatccagagcaacttacaggagcaattactGTTGACAAACCCTGTTAGATATACTCTAATAGCCCTGGGTCTTGTGCAACAGGGCCAACGTTATGGTTACTGGCTTGTTCCTCCCAGGAAGATCAACGGGCTTGGTCATGTGCCTCATTGTAAATAGCAAATGGACTTTGGCCAGGATTGCCATGGAGAGAGACCACACCATAAAAGCACATCTACCTTATATTTTTtctagctccctctctctttatctttgaACCTGTCACAGTCAGGTGTGCACATGACGCATCAGTCCTGCCTCTTTAGTCAAATATTTAGGAGTGCCAGAAAGTGGAAGGGAAGGAAACACACTTTTGTGTTTTCTATTCATCCTACCCAGAACATAGATATCAGCACATCCCGTTGAAGGTTATCTTGTGACAATACAAAAATGTGCAAGTATCGAACGTAATGTACTCAGTCTCAATCTATGTGGCCCTATGTAAGGGAGCGCTTGTTTAAACAAGGGCTTCTCATGTGTTTCTGTCGCTCATCAACTGATCAGAACTGGTCAACCAATTAACAAGTAAGCTAGCCTGCATGTGCCTATGTTTCAGTCTAGTGTCTGCATGTCTTTGTATATCTGTAGATATTAAGTTGTCTGTTCTAGACTTACCGCAGCAGCTGCCATATGGCCGTAGAAGTATGTTGAAATGTAAGGAGCGACTGATGCAGCATTGGCCAGAAATGCTGTGAGGTACAAAACGGTTGCCATAGCATTATACACCATAACCTACAAGATAGAAGACAGATGTTGATGAATACAGCCTAAATTTTATTTAAAAGTTACTTTACATtgaataactattacaaaataacTTTGAAATAAATGTATAGCAAAAATGCAGCATAGCAGAGACGACACGGGTCATTCTACGACAATGGTGACTTTCCTGTACTCTTTAAAAAGGcagatatttttttatgttttaatTGAAGTGTTTTATTGTTAATGAATCATATGTCAGACAGTTATATtgcaaaaatctaatcaaatatatttcaaatcaaatcaaatgtttatgTGCCAAATACAATAGGTGTGTAGACCTTTACTTAgaagccctaaccaacaatgctttaagaagttttaagaaaaCAAATGAAAACAAGTGGAAGGaatcttatggcttaggggtagaagctgttaagaagccttttgatACCAacacttggcgctccggtaccgcttgccgtgcggtagcagagagaagagtctatgtctagggtggctggagtctttgacaatttttagggccttactctgacaccacctggtatagaggtcctgggtggcaggaagcttggccccagtgatgtactgagctgtacgcactaccctctgtagtgccttgcagtcggaggccgagcagttgccataccaggcagtgatgcaaccagtcaggatgctctcgatgatgcagctgtagaattgtttgaggatctgaggacccatgccaaatattttctgATGGGTATTAGGCtttgtcttgccctcttcacgactgtcttagtgtgtttggaccatgataggtttttgatgatgtggacaccaaggaacttgaagctctcaacctgttccacttcagccctgtcgatgagaatgggggcacaatcatctcctttgtcttcatcACAttcagggagaggttgttgtcctggcaccacactgccaggtcgctgacctcctccctataggctgtctcatcgttgtcggtgatcaggccaacccctgttgtgtcatcggcaaacttgatgatagtgttggagtcgtgcctggccatgcaatcatgagtgaacagggagtacaggaggggactgagcactcacCACAGAcaggcccccgtgttgaggataagcatggtggatgtgttgttccctatccttaccacctgggggcggcacatcaggaagtccaggatccagttgcagagggaggtgtttagtcccagggttcttagcttagtgatgagctttgagagcactatggtgttgaatgctgagctgtaatcaatgaatagcattctcacataggtgttccttttgtccaggtgggaaaggaaagtgttgagtgcaatagagattgcatcatctgtggatctgttgaggcggtatgcaaattggagtgggtcttgggtttctgggataatggtgttgatgtgagtcatgaccagcctttcaaagcacttcatggccacagacgtaatcatttaggcaggttgccttagtgttcttgggcacagcgattatggtggtctgcttgaaacatgttggtattacagactcagtcaaggacaggttgaaaatgtcagtgaagacagttactagttggtcagcgcatgctcagagtacacgtcctggtaatctgtctggccctgcggccttgagaatgttacttgcctcgaagcgaacatAGAAGTAATATAGCTTGTCTAGTAGGTTCGCAGCTGTGCTTcgctttgtagtctgtaatagtttgcaagccttgcTACATCCAACGAGCGTCGAAGCCGATGTAGTACGAttaaatcttagtcctgtattgacgctttgcctgtttgatggtttgtcggagggcagagcgggatttcttataagcttccgggttagagtcccgctccttgaatgcggcagctctaccctttagctcagtgcggatgttgcctgtaatccatggcttctggtgtGGGAGTGTACgtgcagtcactgtggggacgacgtcattgatgcacttattgatgaagccagtgactgatgtggtgtactccgcaatgccatcggaagaatcccggaacttattccagtctgtgctagcaaaaacAGTCATCTGCTTCATCTAACTACTTTCTTATTGACCGAGtaactggtgcttcctgctttagttttcgcttgtaaacaggaattaggaggatataattatggtcagattttccaaatggagaacgagggagagctttgtatacgtctctgtatgtggagtaaagttggtctagagttttttccctctggttgcacatttaacacactgttagaaattaggtaaaacggatttgagtttccctgcattaaagtccccggccactaggagtgccacctctggatgagcattttccagtttgcttatggctgtatacagctcattgagtgtggtcttagtgccagcatcagtctgcggtggtatatagacagctacgaaaaatatagatgtaaatagtgtggtctacagcttatcatgagaaactctacctcagaCGAGCAAAACCTAGAGAACAACACCagatgttgtttacaaatatacgtAGGCCACCGcaccttgtcttaccagaggtcgttgttctatcctgccgaaaaagcttaaaacctgccagctgtatgttaatcatgtcgttgttcagccacgactcggtgaaacataagatatgacagattttaatgtcccgttagtaggatatacgtgctcgtaatttgtctattttattatcgattgattgtacgttggctaatagaaCCGATGGTAAAGGTAAATTACCCTCTCGGTGACAAGGCACTCGGACTGTCGTCCCCGATATCTCCATCTTTTCCTCCTGCGAATGATGGGGATGAGGGCCCTGTCAGGCGTCCCAAGGAAATCCTTCCAGTCCGACTCCATGAAGAAGAAGAATTCCTCCAGTACGGGGTGAATAATTACTGCCCTGATATCAAGAAGCTCTTTTCGTtcagaagacacagtggcagaaaccTTATATACAAAATAACTTACAAataacacaaaaaatatatacacaatagcacaattgctATTGCTATaacatgggtcctgagatcctcaaaaggttcaacaGCTGCCACATcgagactggttgcatcactgcctggtacggcaacagagggtagtgcgtatggcccagtacatcactggagcaaagctgcctgccatccaggacctctacaccaggcggtgtcagaggaaggccctaaaaatggtcaaagacccctgccacccctacctcaattgggccgaccaaccagtgctcccgcacagtggctaactgggctatctgcattgtgtcccacccaccacatgccaacccctcttttacgctactgctactctctgttcatcatatatgcatagtcactttaaccatatctacatgtacatactacctcaatcagcctgactaaccggtgtctgtatgtagcctcgctacttttatagcctcgctactgtatatagcctgtctttttactgttgttttatttctttacctacctattgttcacctaataccttttttgcacttttggttagagcctgtaagtaagcatttcactgtaaggtctacctacacctgttgtattcagcgcacgtgacaaataaactttgatttgatttggaattggTTACGGGatcgtaaaatggcagccatctacTTCGGCGCCATTATATACACAGATTTGTCACTGGTGTTGTCGTCACTGGTGTTACGGTCACTGGTGTTACGGTCACTGGTGTTGTCGTCACTGGTGTTACCGTCACTGGTGttattattttaattattttaatTTTCTTTAATGTCAATTATTACTAATCAAAaacatttcttaatattattattaACGCTTTATGTCTTTGATTATATATGGAAATTAAATAGTCAAATTACATTCTGTAAAGCCGGAATCATCATTAAAATAGAGGTAACGCCAGTGACAAAAATGCAACACAAGTATTTTTCTTTTATTTAATGTAGTAAAAACACTAAAATACATAAAGCTGTTAAAAAAGCCACAATTTTCATAGAACAACCCACTTCGACATAAGCCTGAGGTCAGGTCAGCAATCACACCAGAGGTTAGTGGATTAGGACACTCACCAACATTGGCCAGGGCACAGAGCTGAGTTTGTGATAGGCGCCAAAGAAGAGCATGAAGAAGAGGATAATGGTGAGCAGCCACAGTGTAACGGCTACAAACATCACCCAGCCATAGGCAGGAATAAGGGAGGAGGCACTGGCAATTAGAGCCCATTGCAGCAGGCCCAGACCCTGAGGAGAGTGAGACAGAACAAGGTACATGTTCACAAACATTTAGCTGACATTTGAACAGGTGAACCTTCTATTGAGTCTCTAATCCAAGTCTTCACGCCAGATCAAGCCAGTGTCCTCTTGAAGAGCAGTGTAGAATACCTGGGAGTAATCTACACTACCCACTGAGCATTAATCAGCAGCACAGGCAGGAATATAATAGTTATGTCAAATAACCTTGACAGTATTACTTACTACCCTAGACAAGATCAGGAGGGCAAACAGAATCAAACAGGATCAAGTTTTGATCTGCAGGTTAACCCACATACCTGGTAAACGTGTCAAAGATTGATAATGGTAAGCATAACATCCTCATTCTTATACCCTCTCATATTGTACCTCtaactttaaccactaggctatcctgccaccCCAGTAGTCTTAAACAAAGCTACTTCAAAACagaagta containing:
- the pllp gene encoding plasmolipin, which translates into the protein MSDFPDNVATETSSTQSQQGRSSFQLASISMDLGLIKSIPGILMLAEIGLGLLQWALIASASSLIPAYGWVMFVAVTLWLLTIILFFMLFFGAYHKLSSVPWPMLVMVYNAMATVLYLTAFLANAASVAPYISTYFYGHMAAAAFFGIVVTLLYGASTFFSYLAWKGDGGNAASNSVPA